A window from Saccharomyces cerevisiae S288C chromosome XIII, complete sequence encodes these proteins:
- the GID8 gene encoding glucose-induced degradation complex subunit GID8 (Subunit of GID Complex, binds strongly to central component Vid30p; GID Complex is involved in proteasome-dependent catabolite inactivation of fructose-1,6-bisphosphatase; recruits Rmd5p, Fyv10 and Vid28p to GID Complex; contains LisH, CTLH, and CRA domains that mediate binding to Vid30p (LisH) and Rmd5p and Vid28p (CTLH and CRA); dosage-dependent regulator of START), translating to MTISTLSNETTKSGSCSGQGKNGGKDFTYGKKCFTKEEWKEQVAKYSAMGELYANKTIHYPLKIQPNSSGGSQDEGFATIQTTPIEPTLPRLLLNYFVSMAYEDSSIRMAKELGFIRNNKDIAVFNDLYKIKERFHIKHLIKLGRINEAMEEINSIFGLEVLEETFNATGSYTGRTDRQQQQQQQQFDIDGDLHFKLLLLNLIEMIRSHHQQENITKDSNDFILNLIQYSQNKLAIKASSSVKKMQELELAMTLLLFPLSDSADSGSIKLPKSLQNLYSISLRSKIADLVNEKLLKFIHPRIQFEISNNNSKFPDLLNSDKKIITQNFTVYNNNLVNGSNGTKITHISSDQPINEKMSSNEVTAAANSVWLNQRDGNVGTGSAATTFHNLENKNYWNQTSELLSSSNGKEKGLEFNNYYSSEFPYEPRLTQIMKLWCWCENQLHHNQIGVPRVEN from the coding sequence ATGACTATATCTACTCTTAGTAACGAGACCACGAAGAGCGGATCTTGCAGCGGCCAAGGCAAGAATGGTGGGAAAGACTTTACGTATGGAAAGAAGTGCTTCACGAAGGAAGAATGGAAGGAGCAGGTGGCCAAGTATTCTGCCATGGGCGAGCTATATGCAAATAAGACAATACATTATCCGCTGAAAATTCAGCCCAACAGCAGTGGCGGCTCGCAGGACGAGGGATTTGCTACCATACAGACCACACCCATAGAGCCCACACTGCCACGGCTTCTGTTGAACTACTTTGTTTCTATGGCATATGAAGACTCGAGCATTAGGATGGCCAAGGAGCTGGGATTTATACGGAACAACAAAGACATTGCGgttttcaatgatttgTACAAGATCAAGGAGCGTTTCCATATCAAACATCTTATTAAGCTGGGGCGTATCAATGAGGCGATGGAGGAGATAAACTCTATCTTCGGGCTGGAGGTGCTGGAAGAGACTTTCAATGCTACGGGAAGTTATACGGGTAGAACTGACAggcagcagcagcagcagcagcagcagttTGACATAGATGGAGATTTACACTTCAAACTGCTGTTACTGAATTTGATCGAGATGATAAGAAGTCACCATCAACAGGAGAACATCACCAAGGATTCCAACGACTTTATACTCAATCTAATTCAGTATTCTCAAAATAAACTTGCAATAAAGGCTTCGTCAAGTGTCAAAAAGATGCAAGAGTTAGAATTAGCAATGACTCTGCTGCTTTTCCCCTTGTCAGATTCGGCGGACAGCGGCAGCATTAAGCTGCCCAAATCGTTACAAAATCTGTACTCGATATCTCTAAGATCTAAGATAGCAGATCTGGTTAATGAGAAGCTGCTGAAGTTTATTCATCCAAGGATTCAATTTGAGATCAGCAATAATAATTCCAAATTTCCAGATTTGTTAAATTCCgacaagaaaataattACGCAGAACTTCACGGTGTATAACAACAATCTCGTCAATGGTTCAAATGGTACAAAAATAACTCACATTTCGTCTGACCAACCTATCAACGAAAAGATGTCAAGCAACGAGGTCACGGCTGCTGCTAATTCAGTTTGGCTAAATCAAAGGGATGGAAATGTTGGCACAGGTTCAGCGGCGACAACTTTTCATAActtagaaaataaaaattacTGGAATCAAACTTCTGAATTGCTTTCCTCTTCAAatggaaaggaaaaaggttTAGAATTCAATAATTACTACTCTTCCGAATTTCCCTATGAACCAAGATTGACgcagataatgaaactgtGGTGTTGGTGCGAAAATCAGCTTCATCACAACCAAATAGGGGTTCCTAGGGTCGAAAACTGA
- the GAT2 gene encoding Gat2p (Protein containing GATA family zinc finger motifs; similar to Gln3p and Dal80p; expression repressed by leucine), whose translation MQAPNIYPFSQTQPQALPGFTYGPPQLVFDHSAPRVDPLHSTVTINSPLPLQHYNGPNAHINSANNNYAYYYHHPNNNDNNNHSNNTIKNNNINSVLPAVNIQISNNSHYRNTHQIPSAPQRLVSIIPDPHMPPNISHFQLNNIHPQMHAPVATDIHFQQVPVYNKTNNGIGTDNINNDKPVNSNQNEVLDNIDERSCHEINRVVSFSKHFENNELTTTANDLNIQSTMDELAKLKSLSNSTHFRQSIATQNFHSLQNHITTIENRLASLLTDRQQEQQQLKQQESEKESSSPFSNKIKLPSLQELTDSISTQHLPTFYDNKRHASDTDLKSSTLHGPLYHRHAFLSTSSSSPSPTAGSAPLQKLQVPRQDDPNDKKMNISSSPFNSITYIPNTTLSPMVQTQLKNLTTSNLNTKKKNNRGRPRAIQRQPTLTTSSHFINNSNPGAAAVSTTTPAANSDEKNPNAKKIIEFCFHCGETETPEWRKGPYGTRTLCNACGLFYRKVTKKFGSKSSNLLLRYRRSIDLANDRRIPDFITIPNRFIHDMDNDQTLDSEYNTILQ comes from the coding sequence ATGCAAGCCCCCAATATCTACCCCTTCTCTCAAACACAGCCACAAGCACTGCCCGGGTTCACATACGGTCCTCCACAACTTGTTTTTGACCATTCTGCTCCGAGAGTAGATCCTTTGCATTCTACTGTAACTATAAATTCTCCATTACCCTTGCAGCATTATAATGGACCGAATGCCCATATAAACAGCGCAAACAACAACTACGCATACTACTATCATCATCccaacaataatgataacAACAACCATAGTAACAAcactataaaaaataacaacatTAATTCTGTTCTTCCCGCCgttaatattcaaataTCCAACAACTCACATTATAGAAATACACACCAAATTCCTTCTGCTCCTCAGCGGCTGGTCAGCATCATACCGGATCCCCACATGCCGCCCAATATTTCTCACTTTCAGCTAAATAATATTCACCCTCAAATGCATGCTCCTGTTGCTACTGATATTCATTTCCAACAAGTACCAGTTTACAATAAAACCAATAATGGCATTGGTACTGATAACATTAATAACGATAAACCCGTAAACTCGAATCAGAATGAAGTGCTGGACAATATTGATGAACGTTCCTGTCATGAAATTAACAGGGTagtttcattttctaaacattttgaaaacaacgAACTTACCACTACAGCAAATGATCTAAACATTCAATCTACTATGGATGAATTAGCTAAACTGAAatctttatcaaattctACCCATTTCAGGCAGAGTATTGCTACTCAGAATTTCCATTCTTTACAAAATCATATCACAACCATCGAAAACCGTCTGGCTTCTTTACTTACTGACAGACAACAAGAGCAGCAACAGTTGAAGCAGCAAGAGTCTGAAAAGGAGAGCTCTTCACCGTTTTCCAATAAGATAAAGTTACCTTCCTTACAGGAATTAACTGACTCCATCTCCACCCAACATCTTCCAACATTCTATGACAATAAAAGGCATGCTTCGGATACCGATTTAAAGAGTAGCACCTTACATGGTCCATTATATCACCGTCACGCTTTTCTTTCAacctcttcttcctcacCCTCCCCCACGGCCGGTTCCGCGCCTCTTCAAAAGTTACAGGTTCCAAGACAAGACGATCCAAACGAtaagaaaatgaatatttCATCATCTCCCTTCAATTCAATAACCTACATTCCAAACACTACGTTATCTCCAATGGTGCAAACGCAGTTAAAGAACTTAACCACTTCTAACCTCAACacgaaaaagaagaataacaGAGGCAGACCAAGAGCTATTCAGAGACAACCCACGCTGACCACTTCCAGCcatttcatcaataattCCAATCCTGGTGCTGCTGCAGTTTCAACGACAACTCCCGCCGCTAATAGCGATGAAAAGAATCctaatgcaaaaaaaatcatcgAGTTTTGTTTCCATTGCGGGGAGACCGAGACTCCAGAATGGAGAAAGGGACCATATGGCACAAGAACTTTGTGTAATGCCTGTGGGTTATTTTATAGGAAAGTCACCAAGAAATTTGGCTCAAAAAGCAGTAATTTGTTGTTAAGATATAGAAGATCTATTGATTTAGCCAACGATCGTAGAATTCCTGATTTTATCACTATTCCAAACAGGTTTATTCATGATATGGATAATGATCAAACGTTGGACTCTGAGTATAATACGATATTGCAATAA
- the JLP2 gene encoding Jlp2p (hypothetical protein; contains sequence that closely resembles a J domain (typified by the E. coli DnaJ protein)) codes for MVYFYESKPTEYSTPYQIVMGKDKFENDLLIKWSYRELNYVWFHADKYSSGHVYLKLRPNEKTIDDIPQEVICDCLQLCKSESIQGNKMPQCTILITPWHNLRKNRYMNPGEVSFKSLRQCRKMECGARDNKILNRLAKTRVELFNNVEATLNEAKKTKNGDFFVNYIESNRSNLIEEEKLRKVAKKNQKKKNKQSKDEVTDDMQLEV; via the coding sequence ATGGTGTATTTCTATGAATCAAAACCAACTGAGTATTCAACACCTTACCAAATTGTGATGGGCAAAGATAAGTTTGAAAACGATCTACTTATCAAATGGAGCTATAGGGAGTTAAACTATGTTTGGTTTCACGCGGATAAGTACTCAAGTGGTCATGTTTATTTAAAGTTACGCCCAAATGAAAAAACAATCGATGACATACCGCAAGAAGTGATATGTGACTGTCTGCAGCTATGTAAATCAGAATCCATTCAAGGAAACAAAATGCCACAATGCACCATCTTGATAACACCATGGCATAACTTGAGAAAAAACAGGTATATGAATCCCGGTGAAGTATCATTTAAGTCTCTAAGACAATGTAGAAAAATGGAATGCGGAGCACGAGATAACAAAATACTAAACAGACTGGCCAAGACAAGGGTAGAACTATTTAATAATGTGGAAGCTACACTTAACGAAGCAAAGAAGACCAAAAatggtgatttttttgtaaactATATTGAGTCGAATAGATCAAAtcttattgaagaagaaaagctaAGGAAAGTAgcgaaaaaaaaccaaaagaagaagaacaaacaGTCTAAAGATGAGGTTACTGACGATATGCAACTGGAAGTATGA
- the ERG29 gene encoding Erg29p (hypothetical protein involved in ergosterol biosynthesis; conditional mutants produce less ergosterol, display impaired oxygen consumption, respiratory growth, mitochondrial iron utilization, and are more sensitive to oxidative stress; mutant bm-8 has a growth defect on iron-limited medium that is complemented by overexpression of Yfh1p; protein localizes to the cytoplasm, ER and nuclear envelope; highly conserved in ascomycetes), with product MSLKDRYLNLELKLINKLQELPYVHQFIHDRISGRITLFLIVVGTLAFFNELYITIEMSLLQKNTSEELERGRIDESLKLHRMLVSDEYHGKEYKDEKSGIVIEEFEDRDKFFAKPVFVSELDVECNVIVDGKELLSTPLKFHVEFSPEDYENEKRPEFGTTLRVLRLRLYHYFKDCEIYRDIIKNEGGEGARKFTISNGVKIYNHKDELLPLNIDDVQLCFLKIDTGNTIKCEFIL from the coding sequence ATGTCGTTAAAGGATAGGTATCTAAATCTCGaattaaaattaataaataaactaCAGGAGTTGCCATATGTTCATCAATTTATCCATGATCGAATAAGTGGTAGGATAACTCTCTTTTTGATAGTGGTTGGTACGCTTGCATTTTTTAACGAACTGTATATAACGATCGAAATGAGTCTTCTACAAAAGAACACATCAGAAGAACTAGAGCGTGGAAGAATCGATGAAAGTCTGAAGCTTCATCGGATGTTGGTGAGTGATGAATATCACGGTAAAGAATACAAAGACGAGAAAAGCGGTATTGTTATTGAAGAGTTCGAAGATCGCGATAAGTTTTTTGCAAAACCTGTGTTTGTATCAGAATTGGATGTCGAATGTAATGTTATTGTAGATGGGAAAGAACTTCTGTCCACCCCATTAAAATTTCATGTTGAATTTTCTCCAGAGGAttatgaaaatgaaaaaagaccTGAGTTTGGTACTACCTTGCGTGTATTGAGGCTGAGACTTTACCACTACTTTAAAGATTGCGAAATATATCGCGATATAATTAAGAATGAGGGCGGTGAAGGGGCAAGAAAGTTTACGATTTCCAACGGTGTCAAAATTTACAATCATAAAGATGAACTACTGCCATTGAATATCGATGATGTTCAATTATGTTTCCTGAAGATTGATACGGGAAACACGATAAAATGCGAATTCATACTATGA
- the PSO2 gene encoding DNA cross-link repair protein PSO2 (Nuclease required for DNA single- and double-strand break repair; acts at a post-incision step in repair of breaks that result from interstrand cross-links produced by a variety of mono- and bi-functional psoralen derivatives; induced by UV-irradiation; forms nuclear foci upon DNA replication stress; translocates to mitochondria under genotoxic agents), with the protein MSRKSIVQIRRSEVKRKRSSTASSTSEGKTLHKNTHTSSKRQRTLTEFNIPTSSNLPVRSSSYSFSRFSCSTSNKNTEPVIINDDDHNSICLEDTAKVEITIDTDEEELVSLHDNEVSAIENRTEDRIVTELEEQVNVKVSTEVIQCPICLENLSHLELYERETHCDTCIGSDPSNMGTPKKNIRSFISNPSSPAKTKRDIATSKKPTRVKLVLPSFKIIKFNNGHEIVVDGFNYKASETISQYFLSHFHSDHYIGLKKSWNNPDENPIKKTLYCSKITAILVNLKFKIPMDEIQILPMNKRFWITDTISVVTLDANHCPGAIIMLFQEFLANSYDKPIRQILHTGDFRSNAKMIETIQKWLAETANETIDQVYLDTTYMTMGYNFPSQHSVCETVADFTLRLIKHGKNKTFGDSQRNLFHFQRKKTLTTHRYRVLFLVGTYTIGKEKLAIKICEFLKTKLFVMPNSVKFSMMLTVLQNNENQNDMWDESLLTSNLHESSVHLVPIRVLKSQETIEAYLKSLKELETDYVKDIEDVVGFIPTGWSHNFGLKYQKKNDDDENEMSGNTEYCLELMKNDRDNDDENGFEISSILRQYKKYNKFQVFNVPYSEHSSFNDLVKFGCKLKCSEVIPTVNLNNLWKVRYMTNWFQCWENVRKTRAAK; encoded by the coding sequence ATGTCAAGGAAATCTATAGTGCAAATAAGAAGATCTGAAGTAAAGCGGAAACGAAGTAGCACCGCTAGCAGTACAAGTGAGGGGAAAACTCTTCATAAGAACACACATACATCCTCTAAAAGGCAGAGAACTTTGACAGAATTCAACATCCCAACTTCATCGAACTTACCTGTCCGTTCCAGTTCATATTCATTCTCAAGGTTCAGTTGTTCAACATCCAATAAGAATACAGAGCCAGTAATTATTAACGATGACGATCACAATAGCATTTGCCTTGAAGACACTGCAAAGGTCGAAATCACCATAGACACAGACGAGGAAGAACTAGTTAGCTTGCATGATAACGAAGTCAGCGCAATAGAAAATAGGACCGAAGATCGAATAGTAACGGAATTGGAGGAGCAAGTAAATGTTAAAGTCTCTACAGAAGTTATTCAATGTCCTATTTGTCTAGAAAACCTTTCTCATTTAGAATTGTACGAAAGAGAGACACACTGTGATACTTGCATAGGCAGTGACCCGAGCAATATGGGAACACctaaaaagaatatcagGAGCTTTATTTCTAATCCATCATCTCCTGCAAAAACGAAGAGGGATATAGCTACGTCAAAAAAACCAACAAGAGTAAAACTTGTTTTACCAAGTTTCAAGATAATTAAGTTCAATAATGGCCACGAAATAGTTGTGGATGGTTTCAATTATAAGGCCAGCGAGACTATCTCTCAGTACTTtctttctcattttcattctgATCACTATATTGGACTCAAAAAATCTTGGAACAATCCTGATGAGAATCCGATCAAGAAAACACTTTACTGTTCTAAGATCACTGCAATATTAGTAAAtttaaaattcaaaattcCAATGGATGAAATCCAAATTTTACCCATGAATAAACGCTTTTGGATAACAGATACCATTTCAGTAGTTACGTTGGACGCTAACCATTGTCCCGGTGCAATAATAATGCTTTTCCAGGAGTTTCTGGCAAATTCGTATGATAAGCCTATAAGACAAATTCTTCACACGGGGGATTTTCGAAGCAACGCCAAAATGATTGAGACAATTCAGAAGTGGTTGGCCGAGACAGCGAATGAAACTATTGACCAAGTTTATTTAGATACAACATATATGACTATGGGATACAACTTTCCTTCACAACATTCTGTGTGCGAGACTGTGGCTGATTTTACATTACGGCTTATAAAACATggtaaaaacaaaacattTGGAGATTCACAAAGGAAcctttttcactttcagagaaagaaaacattGACAACTCATCGTTACAGGGTCCTATTTCTTGTGGGAACATATACTATTGGAAAAGAGAAGCTAGCCATCAAGATAtgtgaatttttgaaaacaaaattatttgTTATGCCGAATTCCgttaaattttcaatgatgCTAACAGTTTTACAAAACAACGAAAATCAAAATGACATGTGGGACGAAAGCTTACTCACCAGCAATTTACATGAATCATCCGTACATTTGGTACCTATAAGAGTGTTGAAAAGTCAAGAAACCATAGAAGCTTActtgaaaagtttaaaagaattggaaaCAGACTATGTGAAAGACATTGAAGATGTTGTCGGGTTTATACCTACCGGGTGGAGTCACAATTTTGGtttaaaatatcaaaagaaaaacgatgatgatgagaaTGAAATGAGTGGCAATACAGAATATTGCTTAGAACTAATGAAGAATGATCgagataatgatgatgagaaTGGGTTTGAAATCTCGAGTATATTGAGGCAATACAAAAAGTACAACAAATTTCAAGTTTTTAACGTACCATATTCTGAACACAGTAGTTTTAACGATTTAGTGAAATTTGGTTGTAAATTGAAGTGTTCTGAAGTCATTCCCACTGTGAATCTAAACAATTTATGGAAAGTGAGGTATATGACGAATTGGTTTCAATGTTGGGAAAACGTTAGGAAAACGCGGGCGGctaaataa
- the CIN4 gene encoding Arf family GTPase CIN4 (GTP-binding protein involved in beta-tubulin (Tub2p) folding; isolated as mutant with increased chromosome loss and sensitivity to benomyl; regulated by the GTPase-activating protein, Cin2p, the human retinitis pigmentosa 2 (RP2) homolog), whose translation MGLLSIIRKQKLRDKEIRCLILGLDNSGKSTIVNKLLPKDEQNNDGIMPTVGFQIHSLMIKDVTISLWDIGGQRTLRPFWDNYFDKTQAMIWCIDVSLSMRFDETLQELKELINRDENRIGYECAVIVVLNKIDLVEDKSELHRRCLLVESELKCLFKPDIRIELVKCSGVTGEGIDNLRDRLVESCHFTQ comes from the coding sequence ATGGGACTACTAAGTATTATCAGGAAACAGAAGCTCAGGGACAAAGAAATTCGCTGTCTGATTCTAGGACTAGACAATTCGGGGAAGTCAACGATAGTAAACAAACTATTGCCCAAGGATGAGCAAAATAACGATGGTATAATGCCTACTGTGGGTTTTCAAATACATAGTCTGATGATAAAAGATGTGACAATATCTCTATGGGACATTGGGGGGCAACGCACATTAAGGCCATTTTGGGATAACTATTTTGATAAGACACAAGCGATGATATGGTGTATAGATGTGAGCCTTTCAATGCGGTTTGACGAAACCTTGCAAGAACTAAAAGAATTAATCAATAGAGACGAAAATCGAATAGGATACGAGTGTGCTGTTATCGTTGTGTTGAACAAGATTGATTTAGTGGAGGACAAGTCCGAGCTTCATCGAAGGTGTTTACTGGTAGAGAGCGAGTTGAAGTGTCTGTTCAAGCCGGACATCCGAATAGAGCTCGTCAAATGTAGTGGCGTTACCGGAGAAGGTATTGATAACCTGCGTGACCGTCTGGTGGAATCCTGCCATTTTACCCAATAA
- the REC114 gene encoding Rec114p (Protein involved in early stages of meiotic recombination; possibly involved in the coordination of recombination and meiotic division; mutations lead to premature initiation of the first meiotic division): protein MYEYCSVVIKKYSKYTIPSFAPNGFQSMLEPPQIDKWQHLSANCTLQFRVLLMDSRQILINVVLNNSTLLENIRLPLGDNQDLIQFSCKSPIISCKYISEEFGPRMLRRFQMNLPNDVEFNRTVVSLKNLNFVLRTARTSIAQSTITSQVQGNNNGTKVCFTEGPKVSSYTNPNTQFQTQNMIMDFSQRYQEESERESNNRSNITLPHDSIQIAQQIWPNTDLNVVQSSQDLNTPMATQTVLGRPESLIVQPLEVSQSPPNTTNCLPNAENKKKKVDTTSDFTSRKEIALCKTGLLETIHIPKERESQMQSVTGLDATPTIIWSPGKDNTAKKNTSNKKNIDDKLTNPQKSGNTHTPDRNKEVLPNGTLNETRKEASPSEGLTIRVKNVNRNASRKISKRLIKEKLKDEEFMKWVNKVETVLNKMFEK, encoded by the exons atgtACGAGTACTGCTCAGTtgtaataaagaaatactCCAAGTATACAATTCCCTCCTTCGCTCCAAATGGTTTTCAATCAATGCTTGAGCCTCCTCAGATAGACAAGTGGCAACACCTTTCCGCTAACTGCACTCTCCAATTTCGGGTTCTTCTAATGGACTCTAGACAAATTCTGATCAATGTGGTTCTCAATAATTCAACACTTCTCGAAAATATTCGCCTGCCGCTGGGGGATAATCAAGATTTAATACAATTTTCATGTAAAAGCCCCATAATCTCTTGTAAATATATCTCCGAAGAATTCGGACCCAGAATGTTAAGGAGGTTTCAGATGAATTTGCCAAATGACGTTGAGTTCAACAGGACTGTAGTTTCTTTAAAGAACcttaattttgttttaagGACAGCTAGGACATCAATAGCCCAGAGTACAATAACAAGCCAGGTGCAAGGCAATAATAACGGTACAAAGGTCTGTTTCACAGAAGGTCCAAAAGTTAGTAGCTACACAAATCCGAACACGCAATTTCAAACTCAAAACATGATTATGGATTTCAGTCAACGTTATCAGGAAGAATCTGAAAGAGAGTCAAATAATCGTTCAAATATAACTTTACCACACGACAGCATTCAAATAGCTCAACAAATATGGCCAAACACGGATTTAAATGTAGTACAATCTTCACAAGACCTCAACACTCCAATGGCTACGCAAACTGTTTTGGGTCGTCCTGAGTCGCTAATTGTACAGCCATTGGAGGTTTCTCAATCTCCACCAAACACTACCAACTGCCTTCCTAATgcagaaaacaaaaagaaaaaagtcgACACCACTTCTGATTTTACTTCAAGAAAGGAGATTGCTCTGTGTAAAACTGGTTTATTAGAAACTATTCATATACCAAAGGAAAGGGAAAGTCAGATGCAAAGCGTCACTGGTTTAGATGCAACACCAACGATTATATGGAGCCCCGGGAAAGACAACACGGCGAAGAAAAATACCagtaataagaaaaatattgatgataAACTAACAAACCCCCAAAAATCTGGAAATACACATACCCCTGatagaaataaagaagTGCTACCTAACGGCACACTTAATGAAACGAGGAAAGAAGCATCGCCAAGCGAAGGATTAACGATAAGAGTTAAAAACGTTAATCGGAATGCgtcaagaaaaatatctaAGCGGCTAATCAAGGAAAAGTTGAAAGACGAAGAATTCATGAAATGG GTTAATAAGGTTGAAACGGTTCTCAATAAAATGTTCGAAAAGTGA